The DNA sequence TATTAAATGAATTTAAAGTTGTTGGAGCAATTACAGCTGTGGAAAGTGAGAATGCAGGAAAAACACTTGGAGAAGTAGGTTTAACACCTAAAGAAGTTAAGATTTTAACGCCTCAAAATTTAGAAGAAGCATTAAAAAATGCAGATGTATATATTTCTTTTACAACCCCTAAAGCAGAATTGGAAAATTTACCTAAAGTAGCTAAATTAAATAAAAGGATAGTTATGGGTACAACAGGATTTACAGAAGAACAAAAAATGTTCCTTAAAGAAGCTATTGAGGGTAAGGTTCCAGCTGTTTTTTCTCCAAACTTTTCTATAGGATTAAATGTAATTCTTAACTCAATAAACTTTTATAGGATACTTCCACAAGATTATGATTTTACAATTTTTGAAATGCACCATTCAGGAAAAATAGATGCTCCAAGTGGAACAGCTAAAAAAATAGCTGAAGTAATAAACGCTTTTAAAGGGTATACAAAAATAATTTATGGAAGAGAAGGTTTATCTAAAAGAACAAAGGAAGAATTAGAAGTTTTATCAGCGAGAGGAGGAGGTGTTCCAGGGATTCATGAAGTTCTTATAGCAGGTCAACATGAATTAATAAGAATTGAGCATATAGTATTTTCTAGAAGCGTTTTTGCTAGAGGTGCATTATATGCAGCTAAATGGTTAATGAATCAAAAAGAACCTAAAATTTATGATATGAATGATGTTTTAGGGTTAAGGGAATTAACTTGAATCCATTTCAAATAGGGTGCTTAGAAAATAAAAATGGTATACTTTACATTGATGGTATTTCAACATTAGAATTAACTGAAAAATTTAAAACACCTCTCTATATTTTAAGCCAATCAAGAATTGAGGAAAACTTTAAGAGATTAAACTCAGCATTAAGAAGATATTATGATAAAATTAGAATTTATTATTCAGCTAAAGCGAACTCTAATATTTCAGTTTTAAAAATTCTTTTAAAAGAGGGGGCATGGCTGGATGCTGTTTCACCAGGAGAAATATTTCTCGGTTTAAAAGCAGGTTTTCCAGCGGATAAAATTTTATTCACTGGAACAAATGTTAGTGAAGAAGAATTAAAATATGCTGTTGAAGCTGGTGTAACAATAAATATAGATTCACTTTCTCAATTAAAAAAACTTTTTAAAATAACTGTTCCAGAAATTTTGTCTGTAAGAATAAATCCAGGTGTAGGTTTTGGTCACCATAACTATTGTGTAACTGGAGGAGAAGAATCTAAATTTGGTTTATGGCAAGATGATGCTGAAAAAGCTTATAAAGAAGCTAAAAAAATGGGTGTAAAAAGATTTGGAATACATATGCATGTGGGTTCAGGAATATTAAATTTAAACGCTTTTACACAAGCAGCTGATATATTCTTAAGGATAGTAGAGAAAATTAAAGAAGATTGCGGAGTAAACTTCGAGTTTATTGATTTTGGTGGTGGATTAGGTGTTCCATATAAACCTGAGGAAGAAGAATTAAATATTAATGAATATGCTGAATCTGTAACATCAATTTTTAAAAAGAAAATTGAAAATTTAGGTTTTGAACCTTTCTTTGCTATAGAACCTGGAAGATATATAGTTTGTGATGCTGGAATATTATTAACCAAAGTAGTTTCAATTAAAGTTGCACGAACAAAAAAGTTTATTGGAGTGGACGCTGGATTAAACGTCTTAATAAGACCAGCTATGTATAATGCTTATCACCATATACTAGTTGCTAATAAACTTAACGAAAAAAATATTGAAGAGTATGATGTTGTTGGACCAATATGTGAAACTGCTGATTTTTTAGCTAGAAAAAGAGTTTTACCTAAAGTTGAGGAGGGTGATGTATTAGCTGTGCTTAATACTGGAGCTTACGGTTTTGTAATGAGTTCCCAATATAATGCGAGACCAAGACCAGCAGAAGTTTTAGTGAATAAAGGAAGAGCTGAATTAATTAGGGAAAGAGAAGATTTTAATACTCTTTTAATTGGACAGAGGATTGCAACTTGGTTAAAATAAAATTCTGGAAAATGCATGGATTAGGAAACGACTATATAGTTATAGATGATAGAAAAGAGTTAATTAAAAATCCTGAAGAAAAAGCTAGAAAACTTTGTCGAAGAAGATTTTCTATAGGAGCAGACGGCCTTATTTTATTGCAAAATCCAGTTTACAACGATGCTGATTTAAAAATGAGAATATTCAATAAAGATGGTAGCGAAGCTGAAATGTGTGGTAACGGAATAAGATGTGCAGCAAAATTTTGTTATGAAGCGGGTATATCAAAAAAGGAAGAATTAAATATAGAAACAAAAGCTGGATTAAGAAAGGTTTGGTTAAAAATCGAGGATAAAAAAGTTAAAGAAGTTAAAGTCAATATGGGTAAGCCGATTTTCGAAAGAAAATTAATTCCAGTGCTTGGTGAAGGCACATTTATAAATGAAGAAATAAAAGTAGGGGATAATGTTTTTCAAGCCACATGCGTATCTATGGGTAACCCTCATTGCGTAATATTTGTGAATAACCTTGAAAAATTTCCAGTAAGAGAATTAGGCCCAAAAATAGAGACTTACCCATTATTCCCAAATAGAATGAATGTTGAATTTGTTGAAGTTTTAAATAAAAATGTTTTAAAAGTTAGAGTTTGGGAAAGGGGCTGCGGAGAAACTTTAGCTTGTGGAACAGGAGCATGCGCTAGCGCTGT is a window from the Candidatus Bathyarchaeota archaeon genome containing:
- a CDS encoding 4-hydroxy-tetrahydrodipicolinate reductase, whose translation is MNLIKICVAGADGRMGSTVIKEAALLNEFKVVGAITAVESENAGKTLGEVGLTPKEVKILTPQNLEEALKNADVYISFTTPKAELENLPKVAKLNKRIVMGTTGFTEEQKMFLKEAIEGKVPAVFSPNFSIGLNVILNSINFYRILPQDYDFTIFEMHHSGKIDAPSGTAKKIAEVINAFKGYTKIIYGREGLSKRTKEELEVLSARGGGVPGIHEVLIAGQHELIRIEHIVFSRSVFARGALYAAKWLMNQKEPKIYDMNDVLGLRELT
- the lysA gene encoding diaminopimelate decarboxylase: MGCLENKNGILYIDGISTLELTEKFKTPLYILSQSRIEENFKRLNSALRRYYDKIRIYYSAKANSNISVLKILLKEGAWLDAVSPGEIFLGLKAGFPADKILFTGTNVSEEELKYAVEAGVTINIDSLSQLKKLFKITVPEILSVRINPGVGFGHHNYCVTGGEESKFGLWQDDAEKAYKEAKKMGVKRFGIHMHVGSGILNLNAFTQAADIFLRIVEKIKEDCGVNFEFIDFGGGLGVPYKPEEEELNINEYAESVTSIFKKKIENLGFEPFFAIEPGRYIVCDAGILLTKVVSIKVARTKKFIGVDAGLNVLIRPAMYNAYHHILVANKLNEKNIEEYDVVGPICETADFLARKRVLPKVEEGDVLAVLNTGAYGFVMSSQYNARPRPAEVLVNKGRAELIREREDFNTLLIGQRIATWLK
- a CDS encoding diaminopimelate epimerase; protein product: MKFWKMHGLGNDYIVIDDRKELIKNPEEKARKLCRRRFSIGADGLILLQNPVYNDADLKMRIFNKDGSEAEMCGNGIRCAAKFCYEAGISKKEELNIETKAGLRKVWLKIEDKKVKEVKVNMGKPIFERKLIPVLGEGTFINEEIKVGDNVFQATCVSMGNPHCVIFVNNLEKFPVRELGPKIETYPLFPNRMNVEFVEVLNKNVLKVRVWERGCGETLACGTGACASAVISNLLNKTNKEVLVKLKGGELKIKVNNEVLMSGPVAKVFEGKIEL